The Candidatus Moraniibacteriota bacterium genomic sequence TGATATTTTTTAAGCTAGCGCGCTTGCTCCGTCGTCCGATATGACATCGGACTTTACGGGGTATACCAACTTGTCCCGCACCATCCCGCTAAGCGGGATTGGTGCGTGGATTCCGCCACACGCCCAATTTAAAAAACGAAGAATAAGTCCTAAAGGGACCAGTTAAAGTAAGTTAAAAGATTTGAAAAAGAAGCATTTATTAAAATATGGAAGAAATCCTAGTGTCTATATGATAGCATACCTATTTCAATTTGTCAATGTTGCGGTTATAGACATCATCGTAGCGAATAATGTCGTCCTCTTCCAGATATTCTCCCGTTTGCACTTCCACCATCTCTAAATTTATTTCTCCTGGATTTTCAAGGCGGTGTTTGGCAAGCCTTGGAATAAAAGTGCTTTCGTTTTCATGCAGAATTAATTTTTTATCTCCATTGACTACTCCAGCAGTTCCTTTTACAACGACCCAGTGTTCAACGCGGCGGTTGTGGGCCTGCAAACTTAATTTTGCTCCGGGATAAACAAGTATCTTTTTTACCTTGTAAGTCGGCTGGTCAATGAGGACTTCGTATTTTCCCCAGGGGCGCTGGACAACAATGTTGTGCTCCAATTCTTTCAGATTTTTTTCTTTCAGATATTCAACAATCTTTTTTACATCTTCTCCTCGACCTTGCTTTTGCACCAATATGCTGTCGGAGGTTTCAATTATATTCATATCTTCCACTCCCAGTGTGGCAACCAATCTGTTGCTGTCGCTATGAACAAAGATATTTCTGGAATCAATGCCGATATGTTTAGGATTGGGATCCTTGAGCGCCAGTTCCGCCAAACTGTCAAAGGAGCCGATGTCGTTCCAGCTGAATTCGCCCTCAAATACTATGACCTTTTTGGATTTTTCAGAAATTGCATAGTCAATGGAAATGGAGGGCAGAGTGCTGAATCTTTCCAAAAACGATTCATAACTTTGAGCCATCAAGGAATATATTTCCGGCGAATACGCGCGCAGTTCTTCGGTAAAAGTCCGGGCGTTGAAAATATACATACCCGAATTCCATACGTATTCCCCGCTTTCCAGGTATTTTTCAGCCGTGGCTTTGTCCGGTTTTTCTTTAAATTCCAAGACCTTGTAATAACTATTTGCTTTTTCTCCCTTTTTAATATAGCCGTATCCGGTTTCCGGTTTAGCGGGAGTGATGCCAATTGTCCCAATATTGCTGCCTACTTCATTAGTCGCTTTTTCTACAACTTCCAAATACTTTTTTTTGTTGCCTATATAATGATCGGATGGCAAAAATAAAACAGGTTCGTCTTCCGGCACCTTGGCCTTTTCCGACAAATGTTTCACGGCGTAAGTTATGGCCGGAGCTGTGTTTAAACTGGCAGGTTCGGTGAGAATTTGCTCCTGGCGGTAATCCTTCTCTACTTCCTTTATCTGGTTGAAAACATTAAACAGATTGTCTCTGCTGGTTACGAAAAAAATTTTTTCTTTAGGCAGCAGATCGCGCATTCTCAAATAGGTCTCCTGAAGAAGAGACCTGTCAGAATAAAGAGAAAGGAATTGTTTGGCGAAGTTTTTGCGGGAAAGCGGCCAGAGGCGGGTGCCTGAACCGCCGCAAAGAATGACGCTGTACATAGTTTATTGCGTATCAGCCTATTACTGGCAAACCACTCAGATCTTCCTTAATAATAGTTTTATAAAGAGGATTTTTTTTGAGAGCGACTTCTCCATTATGTTCCACGACGTAATAAGCAAATCCTCTCATTTCTTTTACCAGCTCGTAGTCCGCGTGTCCGGGAAAACTGGCAGGATCCCGCTCTTCAAAATCTACCGGACTGTCATCAGCAGTGACAAAATATGTTTCTCCGGTGTTAACTAATAAATGTCCGAATTTGGAAGGCATAAATATTTCCTCTCTCTCCTTAACCGGAATTGCTTTAAATTCAGAAACGACATCGGGAATCATTTCTCCATTTTCACTCTCGGCCAATTTTTGAAGCAGAGCCACTCCCTGGCCATAAACAATCCAATAAGTTTCACTTAAGTTCCCAATGTGATAATGCCCGTAGGTTTTTATATATTCTCCAGATATTGTTCCGGGCTCCCAAACAGTTATATTTTTTTGGTCAGACCCGCCTCTAATCATATAATAGTGGATAGCAGGACCAACGCCGGTGGGATCCATAAGGACTTCTTTCATTTTTTCATGGGTTCGCGACGCGTAATGCTTGGGAACATTCGTAAAATTAATTGTCATAATACTATAATTTATTAATTATTAAGATGGTTTAAAAACACTTTTATTATTCGTACATTCATATGAATTCGTAATTCGTAGAGAAACACTTATTTTCTCACTCTCTTCGTTTTAATATACCACTTGTCCGCCTCGGAAAATCTTCCCGAAGGAGAGTTAACATTCTCCATTCTAATCCCTTTTACTTTTTGACTAACCGGATACAGGTAACTGGGACTGTACAGAAAAACCGCCGGAATTTCTTCGGCCACAACTTTTTGAAATTCATGATAATACTCCACCCGTTTGTTTTCGTCCAGTTCCTGACGGGCTTTCTCCAGTAGCTCGTCCGCTTTTTTATCGTCCAGCAGGGAAAGGTTGAGACCGGGATCTTTCTTTTGACTGGAATGCCAAAATGAATAGGGATCGGGGCTAAAACTTACCGCCTGACCAAATAAAAGTGCGTCGTATTCCCGGGGGCGGATATAGTTCTGCTGCAGATCAGAAACCGCGAGCACTTCAACTTTAACTTTGGCCCCTATCTTTTCCCATTGACCGCGGAGAATATCAGCCGTCTGGGACAACTCCGGCCAGTCAGTGGTAAAAATTGAGAACTCAAGTTTTACGTCACCTTTCTTTCTTACTTTTTCTCCCTCATCGTATTTCCACCCGCTTTCTTCTAATATCTTCTCGGCTTTCTGAATATCGAAATCGTATTTATTAATCTCTTGTTCGCATTCCTTCATTTGAAGCAGAAAAGGAGAATGGACCGCGGTTCCCTTGCCGTGAAGAACGTTCTCAATAATTTCCTGGCGGTTTGTGCCATAAGCCAGAGCCTTGCGAACATCGTCATTGGCTAGCGCTATGTTCTTGGTCTGATTAAAAAAGACGGCAAAATATCGAGGAATGTTTAATTCATGAATGCGCGTGCTTTTGGACACCTTAATTTCGGAAATTTTCTCCGGAGCAATATTTCCTATTCCTTTTATTTCCTTTTCATTGTAAGCGGAAACTGCGGCATCCTCATCCGGATAGAAATTAAAAGTAATCTTTGAAATGTTGGGCTGGCCTTCGAAATAGTCCTTAAAGGCTGCAAGATTATAAGTCAGAATATTACCACTGGAATCCTTTTGCAAATCAGAAAACTGATAAGGACCGGAACCGATCGGACGAAGATTGTATTCAGCCAGTGAAAATTTTTCCGGAGCAATATTTTCCCAAATATGCTTAGGCAGGATTCCCATTGTTAAGTTGCGAGGAAAGCCGAAGTAGGGGCTGTTCAACGCGAAGGAAAGCGTATAGTCGTCAACCTGGCTAACTTCTACTCCCTGCCAATTCTGACGAAGAGGACTTTTGTAAGCCGGATCCTGAACAACACTTAAGGTGAAAAAGACGTCGCTCGCGTCCAGCTGCTCCCCGTCATGCCATTTTATGTTTTTCCTTAGATGAACAGTGTGGGTTTTCTGATCAGAAGAAATTTCGTAGCTTTCCGCAAGATTATTAACCAAGTTCCCCTGATTATCGTACTTCAGCAAACCGCTGTATATTAACTGGACCAAATCGGAATCGGCTTCGCTTGTTTGAGAAAGCAGAGGATTTACGTACATCGGCTGTCCCACAACTCCTTCTATATATTCTCCTCCTTGTTTCGGAACCTCTTGAGTAAGTCGGAAATACCAAGAGCCAATCCAGAAAAAAAGAGAGGTCACAATAATAGTCGCAAGCAACGTAACAAATGCCTTCTCTCGAAAGCTAAGGGTCTTACTGACATAGAACCAGTTAGAAGGCAGAAGAAATTTAATTTTTTCCTTGATGCTAATATGTTTTTTCTAGAAAATTAAGATCTCGCGAAAAAAACAGTGGCCACTGCCATTGCCAGAAAAAGCACAGATAATACTACCGAGAATTGAAAGAGAAATTTTTCTATTCCCCGTTTTGTGTAATAGCCCCCGAAATCACCGCCAAATGCCGCGCTTAGCCCCGACCCGCGGTTTTGAAGCAGAATGGAAACCACAAGCATAATCGCTATAACAATCTGCGCAATTGTGAGTATTTTCATACAACTAATACCCTATCACAAGTGTGCTGGGAAATCAACCTCAAAAAATAATTATTGCTAATTCTCCTTTTATTTCCCCTTTTTTTTCGCTAAAATACCGCTGTACTTCCTCGATACTTCCCCGGACGATCTCTTCAAACATTTTCGTAAGTTCCCGGCCGACAATTACATTTTTCTTAGTTTCCATCCGGTTGAGAAGTTCAAGATTTTTGAGCAAGCGGTGAGGCGATTCATAGTATAGTACTGGATGGCGCAAAACGGAAATTTCCCGAAAAAATGTTTCTCTTCCCTTTTTGTGAGGAGGAAATCCCATAAACGCAAACCGCTGCATATCAATTCCTGCCACGCTTACCAAGGCAGTAAGAGCCGAGGGACCCGGAATCGGAATGGATAAAAATCCATCTTTAACCAATTCTCCAACTAACTTATTTCCTGGATCAGAAATTCCGGGAGTGCCGGAGTCCGTTACTAGGGCAATATTCTTTCCCTGGGTCAGTAAGTCCTTGAGATAATTTTCCCGTTGGCGGGAACTGTGCTGATGATAGGATATCAAGGGTTTTTGTATGTTATAATGGCGGAGAAGCTTTTGGGTCACGCGCGTGTCCTCGCAGGCAATAAGATCAACATTCTTTAAAACTTCAAGAGCCCTTAAGGTTATATCTTTTAAATTCCCTATCGGAGTGGCAATGACGTATAATGTTCCAAAATTGTTCATTAAATTATTAACGAGTTAATGTGTTAACGAGTTATTTTTATTAACCCGTTAATTCGTGAACCCGTTAACTGGATAATTTTTTAATATATGCTTTTAGCTACTCACGCTCTTACCGGTGCGATTATCGGGAAAAACATAGCGAGCTCCTGGCTGGTAATTATTTTTTCCCTGATACTGCATTACGTTCTGGATATTTTTCGCCACGGGGAATACTTGAACCGAAATTCCCGCTGGATCGAATTCTGGAAAGTGCTGGCCGATCTGGCAGTAGGATCTTCAATTCTTGCGCTAGTAATTTATTTTTTAAATCCTCCGGCGGCAGTGACAAAAAATATGCTAATTGGCGCTCTTTTTTCAATGTTTCCCGACTTTTTCTCCCTTATGTATTTTAAGTTCAATGTCGGATTTCTCAAAAAACTATTTGATTTTCATGTCTGGATCCACC encodes the following:
- a CDS encoding mannose-1-phosphate guanylyltransferase/mannose-6-phosphate isomerase → MYSVILCGGSGTRLWPLSRKNFAKQFLSLYSDRSLLQETYLRMRDLLPKEKIFFVTSRDNLFNVFNQIKEVEKDYRQEQILTEPASLNTAPAITYAVKHLSEKAKVPEDEPVLFLPSDHYIGNKKKYLEVVEKATNEVGSNIGTIGITPAKPETGYGYIKKGEKANSYYKVLEFKEKPDKATAEKYLESGEYVWNSGMYIFNARTFTEELRAYSPEIYSLMAQSYESFLERFSTLPSISIDYAISEKSKKVIVFEGEFSWNDIGSFDSLAELALKDPNPKHIGIDSRNIFVHSDSNRLVATLGVEDMNIIETSDSILVQKQGRGEDVKKIVEYLKEKNLKELEHNIVVQRPWGKYEVLIDQPTYKVKKILVYPGAKLSLQAHNRRVEHWVVVKGTAGVVNGDKKLILHENESTFIPRLAKHRLENPGEINLEMVEVQTGEYLEEDDIIRYDDVYNRNIDKLK
- a CDS encoding ABC transporter substrate-binding protein produces the protein MTSLFFWIGSWYFRLTQEVPKQGGEYIEGVVGQPMYVNPLLSQTSEADSDLVQLIYSGLLKYDNQGNLVNNLAESYEISSDQKTHTVHLRKNIKWHDGEQLDASDVFFTLSVVQDPAYKSPLRQNWQGVEVSQVDDYTLSFALNSPYFGFPRNLTMGILPKHIWENIAPEKFSLAEYNLRPIGSGPYQFSDLQKDSSGNILTYNLAAFKDYFEGQPNISKITFNFYPDEDAAVSAYNEKEIKGIGNIAPEKISEIKVSKSTRIHELNIPRYFAVFFNQTKNIALANDDVRKALAYGTNRQEIIENVLHGKGTAVHSPFLLQMKECEQEINKYDFDIQKAEKILEESGWKYDEGEKVRKKGDVKLEFSIFTTDWPELSQTADILRGQWEKIGAKVKVEVLAVSDLQQNYIRPREYDALLFGQAVSFSPDPYSFWHSSQKKDPGLNLSLLDDKKADELLEKARQELDENKRVEYYHEFQKVVAEEIPAVFLYSPSYLYPVSQKVKGIRMENVNSPSGRFSEADKWYIKTKRVRK
- the secG gene encoding preprotein translocase subunit SecG; its protein translation is MKILTIAQIVIAIMLVVSILLQNRGSGLSAAFGGDFGGYYTKRGIEKFLFQFSVVLSVLFLAMAVATVFFARS
- the rsmI gene encoding 16S rRNA (cytidine(1402)-2'-O)-methyltransferase → MNNFGTLYVIATPIGNLKDITLRALEVLKNVDLIACEDTRVTQKLLRHYNIQKPLISYHQHSSRQRENYLKDLLTQGKNIALVTDSGTPGISDPGNKLVGELVKDGFLSIPIPGPSALTALVSVAGIDMQRFAFMGFPPHKKGRETFFREISVLRHPVLYYESPHRLLKNLELLNRMETKKNVIVGRELTKMFEEIVRGSIEEVQRYFSEKKGEIKGELAIIIF